The proteins below come from a single Mauremys reevesii isolate NIE-2019 linkage group 6, ASM1616193v1, whole genome shotgun sequence genomic window:
- the AK3 gene encoding GTP:AMP phosphotransferase AK3, mitochondrial gives MVVQQLLRAVIMGPPGSGKGTVSSRIVKRFALKHLSSGDLLRDHLQRRTEVGVIAKTYIDQGQLIPDDLMTRLMLNELKNLHRYHWLLDGFPRTVPQAEALDETCQIDTVINLDVPFETIKQRLTARWIHPASGRVYNLEFNPPKDVGLDDITREPLVQRDDDKPETVTKRLKAYEAQTKPVLDYYRKKGVLESFSGTETNKIWPMVHAFLQTKLPEVSQEEAAPHR, from the exons ATGGTGGTGCAGCAGCTGCTGCGGGCCGTGATCATGGGCCCGCCGGGCTCCGGCAAGGGCACCGTGTCCTCCCGCATCGTCAAGCGCTTCGCCCTGAAGCACCTCTCCAGCGGGGACCTGCTCCGGGACCACCTGCAGAGAAGGACAG AGGTCGGTGTCATTGCCAAGACCTACATCGATCAAGGGCAGCTTATTCCAGATGACCTCATGACACGGCTGATGTTGAATGAGCTGAAAAATCTACACCGGTACCACTGGCTGCTGGATG GTTTTCCCAGAACAGTTCCACAGGCAGAGGCTCTGGATGAAACATGTCAGATAGATACTGTGATTAACTTGGATGTGCCATTTGAGACCATTAAACAACGGCTCACTGCACGCTGGATCCATCCTGCTAGTGGCAGAGTCTACAATCTTGAATTCAATCCTCCCAAAGATGTT GGCCTTGATGATATTACCAGAGAGCCACTTGTTCAGCGTGATGATGATAAGCCAGAGACTGTTACCAAGAGACTGAAGGCTTATGAGGCACAGACAAAGCCTGTTCTGGACTATTACCG GAAGAAAGGTGTACTGGAATCTTTCTCTGGAACAGAAACCAACAAGATCTGGCCAATGGTGCATGCTTTCCTCCAAACCAAATTACCAGAAGTGAGCCAGGAGGAAGCTGCCCCACACAGATGA